From a region of the Chloroflexota bacterium genome:
- a CDS encoding aldehyde dehydrogenase family protein, protein MNLMQIHGQFAALQAQRGRIAASRAPERIGYLQQFKRAIEQARPDIHAALQADFAKPAAEIEATEIQQVLEQINFAIKRLETWMQPKRVKTPTMLTGSKSWIQYEPRGVVLILAPWNYPLSLALMPLIGAVAAGNCAIVRPSERTPHTAQVVANIIAAAFKPEHVTSVVGDVDTAEALLDLPFDHIFFTGSPRIGQYVMQRAAEHFSSVTLELGGKSPAIIDRSADLKRAAQAIVWGKFVNAGQTCVAPDHVWVQREQAQALTQLIIKQIERNYGKGDYTRLQSPDLANVIDANATARLRGLVNNSVAQGALVALGGQSTDHPARFAPTVLTNVKPGMAIMQDEIFGPILPILVYDQIDEVIMATRASGKPLTMAIFAENQAIINWLLREIPAGSSMINGVLLNVVNPNLPFGGVGQSGIGNYHGFYSFKTFSHERAVFQLGGLNLVNLFQPPYRSVAKRLAAWSRRVMSKR, encoded by the coding sequence ATGAACCTCATGCAAATTCATGGGCAATTTGCGGCGTTGCAGGCCCAGCGCGGGCGAATCGCCGCCAGCCGTGCGCCTGAGCGTATTGGCTATTTACAGCAATTTAAACGGGCGATCGAACAAGCCCGACCAGATATTCATGCGGCGTTGCAGGCCGATTTTGCCAAACCAGCAGCTGAAATTGAGGCTACCGAAATTCAGCAGGTGCTTGAGCAAATTAATTTTGCCATCAAACGGCTTGAAACATGGATGCAGCCCAAACGAGTTAAAACCCCAACCATGCTGACGGGCAGCAAAAGTTGGATTCAATATGAGCCACGCGGAGTTGTGCTGATTCTTGCGCCGTGGAATTACCCGCTATCGCTGGCACTTATGCCTTTGATTGGGGCGGTGGCGGCTGGGAATTGTGCGATTGTGCGGCCATCGGAGCGCACGCCACATACCGCTCAAGTTGTAGCAAACATTATCGCTGCCGCCTTCAAACCTGAGCATGTTACCAGCGTTGTGGGCGATGTTGATACGGCTGAAGCATTGCTTGACTTGCCATTCGACCATATTTTCTTTACGGGCAGCCCACGCATCGGCCAATATGTAATGCAACGCGCCGCTGAGCATTTTAGCTCGGTTACCCTAGAACTGGGCGGCAAATCACCCGCGATTATTGATCGTTCAGCTGATTTGAAACGCGCTGCCCAGGCGATTGTGTGGGGCAAATTTGTCAATGCTGGCCAAACGTGTGTTGCGCCTGATCATGTCTGGGTTCAGCGTGAGCAAGCCCAAGCCTTGACCCAATTGATTATTAAACAAATTGAGCGTAATTATGGCAAAGGTGATTATACCCGCCTACAATCGCCCGATTTGGCGAATGTGATCGATGCTAATGCCACTGCTCGCCTGCGTGGTTTGGTCAATAACTCAGTTGCCCAAGGGGCGTTGGTCGCTTTGGGTGGCCAATCGACCGATCATCCTGCACGCTTTGCGCCAACTGTGTTGACCAATGTTAAACCTGGCATGGCGATTATGCAGGATGAAATTTTCGGGCCGATTCTGCCAATTTTGGTGTATGACCAAATTGATGAAGTGATTATGGCGACGCGAGCTAGCGGCAAGCCCTTGACTATGGCGATTTTTGCCGAGAATCAAGCGATTATCAACTGGCTCTTACGCGAAATTCCAGCGGGTAGCAGTATGATCAACGGGGTTTTGCTGAATGTGGTTAATCCGAATTTGCCATTTGGTGGGGTTGGTCAGAGCGGCATTGGCAATTATCATGGCTTTTACAGTTTCAAAACATTTTCGCATGAGCGGGCAGTATTTCAACTTGGCGGCTTAAATTTAGTCAATTTATTTCAACCGCCCTATCGCTCGGTGGCTAAGCGCTTGGCAGCCTGGTCGCGGCGGGTTATGAGCAAACGCTAA
- a CDS encoding DIP1984 family protein: MKLAEALILRADIQRRLEQLRTRVKLSVLIQEGDDPPEDPHELLSEIERLLLQFEDLIVKINHTNSITPFNHQYNLTTVLGQRDVLKLRLSMLKSIAEEASRRHNRYGQAEIRNIVTVDVRQIRQQTDHLARQFRELDTKIQTINWLTELV, translated from the coding sequence ATGAAATTAGCAGAAGCATTGATTTTACGAGCGGACATCCAGCGTCGGCTTGAACAGTTGCGTACCCGCGTTAAGCTCTCCGTACTGATCCAAGAGGGTGATGACCCACCAGAAGACCCTCATGAATTGTTAAGCGAAATTGAACGCTTGTTGCTTCAATTTGAAGATTTGATTGTCAAAATCAATCATACTAACAGCATTACACCATTTAACCATCAATACAATTTAACGACCGTTTTAGGCCAACGTGATGTGCTAAAACTCCGTTTAAGTATGCTCAAAAGCATTGCTGAGGAAGCATCACGCCGCCATAACCGGTATGGTCAGGCGGAAATTCGCAACATTGTAACCGTCGATGTACGCCAAATTCGCCAGCAAACTGATCATTTGGCTCGCCAATTTCGCGAACTTGACACAAAAATTCAGACCATCAATTGGCTAACTGAATTGGTTTAG